In one Dermatophilaceae bacterium Sec6.4 genomic region, the following are encoded:
- a CDS encoding HAMP domain-containing sensor histidine kinase has protein sequence MNRDEALNAMSSDVPAERLESARYLQFWAIPADIPQLRSFLQAESVGWISRSLKSALARLGDAPEQEIDLEDYLQDDGTQSQEVSALARARIARTVVHELEPIVGAIQYYASREVTDYSSSRTASQVNRMARLLRAIETLGRVSGTPRIQKFDLATLIAKLVEAEQVAAEIVMKVEGPGRLILSSDPDLIELVLGNALRNAAEAINEVLSHGSVAVVYGGTDRDFWVTISDNGKGLPTGSSERLFDVGTSTKEGHLGMGLALSIEATRTLGGKLRLSGTAQGARFEMNVPDGVI, from the coding sequence ATGAACCGCGATGAAGCCCTCAATGCGATGTCCAGCGATGTGCCCGCCGAACGGCTAGAATCAGCGAGGTATTTGCAGTTTTGGGCGATTCCTGCTGATATCCCTCAACTCCGATCCTTCCTGCAAGCCGAATCGGTGGGTTGGATATCCCGGTCTCTGAAGTCCGCGCTGGCTAGACTCGGAGATGCTCCGGAACAAGAAATCGATCTGGAAGACTATCTCCAGGACGATGGGACGCAATCGCAGGAAGTTTCGGCTCTTGCGCGTGCACGGATCGCCCGAACCGTGGTACACGAGCTGGAACCTATCGTGGGCGCCATTCAGTATTACGCATCGCGTGAGGTCACCGACTATTCGAGTAGCCGAACCGCTTCCCAGGTCAATCGGATGGCTCGACTATTGAGGGCCATCGAAACTCTAGGCAGAGTTTCTGGGACGCCACGAATCCAGAAGTTTGACCTCGCCACTCTCATTGCGAAGCTGGTGGAGGCAGAGCAGGTCGCCGCCGAGATCGTCATGAAAGTCGAAGGGCCCGGACGACTCATACTTTCGAGCGATCCTGACCTGATCGAACTTGTGCTTGGCAATGCGTTACGAAATGCCGCAGAGGCCATAAATGAAGTGCTCTCGCACGGATCGGTCGCAGTGGTGTATGGGGGTACTGATCGTGACTTCTGGGTCACCATCTCAGACAACGGGAAGGGGCTTCCAACGGGTAGCTCTGAGCGATTGTTCGATGTAGGAACGTCGACCAAGGAAGGGCATTTGGGTATGGGCCTCGCACTATCCATTGAGGCCACCCGAACTTTGGGTGGCAAACTCCGACTATCGGGTACAGCACAAGGAGCCAGGTTCGAGATGAACGTACCGGATGGAGTCATCTGA
- a CDS encoding response regulator — protein sequence MQFLLVEDNPGVVSVFRDFAASDSHVVEVVGDLESALAHIDAGPSGSDLVICDLKIPSQPGSVDAEVEHGLMVLRRLLARLPGVPVVVLSAFGTVDVVAGMLLEAKQLDVYGSGSPIPMLRFEQKANVTAAMQSITDAHAELNELDGIELVGASDLDKEQHRALRVFARRRGGRTVQYRPLSGGLSGAATGLATVRSESGAQVAHVVAKLTRLSSALEERERYRTYISGRLGAGTYADLSDEVLAGCQDGAGLFYSVADTYDKDLFTVLRLDEELAVRAVERLVSDTSHWISGAPQRSKMWVEVRELLITPDKYEEVRSRYAIREVAEEKPIQTVWAAQHGDLHGANVLVDEAGRPVLIDFGRTSYGPSLLDPITLELAVLFHPDSPYRDDAWPSVAALADWNDLDSYLVGCPYPRFVRVCREWASRVGAGQRDLYAVVNAICLRNLRFKDVNSERALALQEWAASVLDES from the coding sequence ATGCAGTTTCTGTTAGTCGAGGACAACCCGGGGGTAGTGTCTGTCTTTCGCGACTTTGCAGCTAGCGATAGTCACGTTGTCGAAGTGGTGGGCGATCTTGAGAGCGCATTGGCGCACATCGATGCCGGACCATCTGGGAGTGACCTCGTTATATGCGACTTAAAAATCCCCTCCCAACCTGGATCGGTAGACGCAGAAGTCGAGCATGGCCTCATGGTGTTGCGGCGACTACTCGCTCGATTGCCAGGTGTTCCTGTGGTAGTTCTCTCCGCTTTCGGGACGGTCGATGTGGTCGCAGGAATGCTGTTGGAGGCTAAGCAGCTAGACGTCTACGGCAGTGGAAGTCCTATCCCGATGTTGAGGTTTGAGCAGAAGGCTAATGTAACTGCGGCGATGCAATCTATTACGGACGCACACGCCGAGCTCAATGAGCTCGATGGGATTGAGTTGGTGGGTGCGTCGGACCTCGACAAAGAGCAGCATCGTGCCCTGCGCGTGTTCGCACGGCGGAGGGGCGGAAGGACGGTGCAATACAGGCCACTGTCCGGCGGCCTCTCTGGCGCAGCTACTGGGTTGGCGACAGTGAGAAGTGAAAGCGGGGCTCAGGTTGCACATGTGGTCGCCAAACTAACCCGACTAAGTAGTGCTTTGGAGGAACGGGAGAGGTACCGCACCTACATTTCTGGGCGTCTCGGCGCGGGGACGTATGCTGATCTGAGCGACGAAGTCTTGGCAGGTTGCCAAGATGGCGCCGGACTCTTCTATAGCGTCGCTGATACGTACGACAAAGACTTGTTCACCGTGCTTAGGCTCGATGAAGAGTTGGCGGTTCGTGCTGTCGAGCGCCTGGTCTCAGACACGTCGCACTGGATTTCGGGTGCCCCACAAAGGTCAAAAATGTGGGTTGAAGTTCGTGAACTTCTCATTACCCCAGACAAGTATGAAGAGGTAAGAAGTCGCTACGCCATTCGCGAAGTTGCGGAAGAAAAACCAATACAGACTGTCTGGGCGGCCCAGCATGGTGATCTGCACGGTGCGAACGTGTTGGTCGATGAAGCGGGTCGCCCCGTTCTAATTGATTTCGGACGAACTTCGTATGGTCCGAGTTTGCTCGATCCGATCACTCTCGAACTAGCGGTTCTCTTCCACCCCGATTCTCCCTATCGAGATGACGCCTGGCCAAGTGTTGCCGCATTGGCCGATTGGAATGATCTGGATTCCTATCTCGTCGGCTGCCCCTATCCTCGCTTCGTGAGGGTCTGCCGGGAGTGGGCATCCCGGGTGGGGGCTGGCCAGCGAGACCTGTACGCGGTCGTTAACGCCATCTGCCTACGGAACCTGAGGTTCAAAGATGTGAACTCCGAGCGGGCGCTTGCGTTGCAGGAATGGGCGGCGAGCGTGCTCGACGAATCCTGA